From Armatimonadota bacterium, the proteins below share one genomic window:
- a CDS encoding twin-arginine translocase TatA/TatE family subunit: MRRVLPNVGWPELIVILVVALLVFGPHRLAEVGAALGRAVREFRSAMDDDRRPAGNDAASRDLPRDP; encoded by the coding sequence GTGAGGCGTGTGCTGCCCAACGTCGGGTGGCCGGAACTGATCGTCATCCTGGTCGTGGCCCTGCTGGTCTTCGGTCCCCACCGGCTGGCCGAGGTCGGAGCGGCCCTGGGGCGGGCTGTCCGGGAGTTCCGCTCCGCAATGGACGACGACCGCCGGCCCGCGGGGAACGATGCAGCGTCTCGCGACCTCCCGCGCGATCCCTGA